One Pecten maximus chromosome 16, xPecMax1.1, whole genome shotgun sequence DNA window includes the following coding sequences:
- the LOC117345200 gene encoding cyclin N-terminal domain-containing protein 1-like isoform X3, with protein sequence MVCVTVCFKTRTTMDRIFGTPEEPLFNDKYTAVTADILQEWLISLASINNKSVACSSPQEGLFKTGDYAEFVFNACEIFKMAPEAKYLALEIFDRFMVQHIKDLYSHVTQSGSNHCRSDWKALLDRIKNQLKLRAVSCCQIASKLTSHYKIISASKARRFLRDHCGHRYAADGILQSELRVLKTLNYNVTVPSTLTYIETLLEILGHNEREAEVKVYHAVSMQVLTVVYISYSEVYKCLFEVTIHSPRNKDRKKYMAVRADKMLLAVSVIVSSVYLADQLLSDRITEELSKITRIPCDDIIDLTSVIVQLIMEGS encoded by the exons ATGGTGTGTGTGACTGTCTGCTTTAAAACCAGAACTA CCATGGATAGAATTTTTGGGACCCCGGAGGAACCTTTGTTTAATGATAAGTATACAGCTGTGACTGCAGATATCCTTCAAGAATGGCTCATTTCTCTGGCTTCAATTAATAACAAGAGTGTAGCTTGTTCTTCTCCTCAGGAG GGTCTATTCAAGACGGGTGATTATGCAGAATTTGTCTTCAATGCATGTGAAATTTTTAAGATGGCTCCCGAAGCAAAGTACCTTGCATTAGAAATATTTGATAG GTTTATGGTACAGCACATCAAGGATCTATACAGCCATGTGACCCAAAGTGGAAGTAACCATTGCCGATCTGACTGGAAGGCACTACTTGATAGAATCAAGAATCAGTTGAAACTTCGGGCCGTGTCATGTTGTCAAATTGCAAGCAAATTGACTTCTCACTACAAG ataataTCTGCATCAAAAGCCCGGAGGTTCCTCCGTGATCACTGTGGACATCGTTACGCTGCTGATGGTATCCTCCAGTCTGAGCTACGAGTTCTGAAGACCTTAAATTACAACGTCACTGTACCATCTACTCTTACCTACATAGAGACTCTGCTGGAAATTCTAG GACACAATGAGCGCGAGGCAGAAGTGAAAGTATATCATGCTGTGTCAATGCAGGTGTTGACAGTGGTCTACATTAGCTACTCTGAAGTTTACAAATGCCTGTTTGAGGTGACCATTCACTCACCACGCAACAAAGACAG GAAGAAATACATGGCAGTAAGAGCGGACAAAATGCTGCTGGCAGTATCTGTGATAGTTTCCTCTGTCTACTTAGCTGATCAGCTGTTATCAGATAGg
- the LOC117345200 gene encoding cyclin N-terminal domain-containing protein 1-like isoform X2: MVCVTVCFKTRTTMDRIFGTPEEPLFNDKYTAVTADILQEWLISLASINNKSVACSSPQEQGLFKTGDYAEFVFNACEIFKMAPEAKYLALEIFDRFMVQHIKDLYSHVTQSGSNHCRSDWKALLDRIKNQLKLRAVSCCQIASKLTSHYKIISASKARRFLRDHCGHRYAADGILQSELRVLKTLNYNVTVPSTLTYIETLLEILGHNEREAEVKVYHAVSMQVLTVVYISYSEVYKCLFEVTIHSPRNKDRKKYMAVRADKMLLAVSVIVSSVYLADQLLSDRITEELSKITRIPCDDIIDLTSVIVQLIMEGS, encoded by the exons ATGGTGTGTGTGACTGTCTGCTTTAAAACCAGAACTA CCATGGATAGAATTTTTGGGACCCCGGAGGAACCTTTGTTTAATGATAAGTATACAGCTGTGACTGCAGATATCCTTCAAGAATGGCTCATTTCTCTGGCTTCAATTAATAACAAGAGTGTAGCTTGTTCTTCTCCTCAGGAG CAGGGTCTATTCAAGACGGGTGATTATGCAGAATTTGTCTTCAATGCATGTGAAATTTTTAAGATGGCTCCCGAAGCAAAGTACCTTGCATTAGAAATATTTGATAG GTTTATGGTACAGCACATCAAGGATCTATACAGCCATGTGACCCAAAGTGGAAGTAACCATTGCCGATCTGACTGGAAGGCACTACTTGATAGAATCAAGAATCAGTTGAAACTTCGGGCCGTGTCATGTTGTCAAATTGCAAGCAAATTGACTTCTCACTACAAG ataataTCTGCATCAAAAGCCCGGAGGTTCCTCCGTGATCACTGTGGACATCGTTACGCTGCTGATGGTATCCTCCAGTCTGAGCTACGAGTTCTGAAGACCTTAAATTACAACGTCACTGTACCATCTACTCTTACCTACATAGAGACTCTGCTGGAAATTCTAG GACACAATGAGCGCGAGGCAGAAGTGAAAGTATATCATGCTGTGTCAATGCAGGTGTTGACAGTGGTCTACATTAGCTACTCTGAAGTTTACAAATGCCTGTTTGAGGTGACCATTCACTCACCACGCAACAAAGACAG GAAGAAATACATGGCAGTAAGAGCGGACAAAATGCTGCTGGCAGTATCTGTGATAGTTTCCTCTGTCTACTTAGCTGATCAGCTGTTATCAGATAGg